One Fictibacillus halophilus genomic window, TTCTTGTTCGCTTATACAGTTTAATGAATTATTACATCTCTTTTAGAAGAGGAATTAAATAATCAACCGAAGGGCGATGATTATTGTTTATAAAATTGTTTATTGAGCTTGGTTCATTCTTAACTGAAACCAAACGAACAAACTCTGATTTTTCGCCGATTGCTATTGATGCTTCACTCAATTTGTTGTATTCATACTCTAATTGGCTATTCGTTAAATTCAATTGAATGTGAAACAAAACGGCTAGAAAATCATAATCTCCACCCGTTTTTAAGAAACGAACAGAACAACTAGTCACGCAATGGAGCTGAATACCAAGCTCTTCTGTCATTTCTCGCAACACACTATCCTGTAGCTGGAACTGATTGCTTTGTAAATCGGTTCTGCTTAAGCCGCCGCCCACACACTGTAAACGACCAGGATAAGCGGTATGGTCATTCATCTCACCAAAAACAAAGTAAGAATCTTTGGTTTCTACTAATCCAGCTCCATATATAACTCTGCAGGCATGGTCGCTCCTATTCTTCGTTTTCACTGAATAAAGATAATGAGCGTAATCACTCAATCTTAAATCAAAAACGATTTCTTGTTCTGTTTCTTTCATTTCATCAATATGAAAAACTTCACCGTTCGTAAAACGATTATCATGATTAAAACGACTCCAAAAAGTTTCTACTTCAGATTGAAAGGATTTAGGTAATTGTAAAGGATGATTGTCTAAAATAAGCTTTAATGATTTCGCAACAACTTGAAGCAAGACTGGTTTCATTAAAAATCTCCTCGTATGTCCTATTTTAGTGTCATAAAAGAAGCAGGTTCTAGCATCTCGGATTCAATAATGATTGCAGTAAGACCACCATTTGTAGATGTTTCATGATATTCTCCTTTAATCCAAAAAACAGCTTCACCCTTGTTGATTTTATGCATTACTTGATCTTCACCACAAACCTCACCTTCACCACTCACCAAAAGAAGGAGCTGTGGAATCACAGCTTTATGATAGCCAATGACTCCTCCAGCTTCTAGATGAACACATCCAATATGTGCCGGCATCTCCGTTTTTACAATCCTAGACATTACAAAATCAGAATTGAATTTAGTAATGTGTGTTCCTGATTCTTTGGTAAAATGAAAAATTTGCATTTTTTCTCTCCATCCATTAAAACATATAAGGTCCTACAACAAGCGATAAAAAGAAAGTGTTTAAAACAGCGAAATAACAAATGGCAGTGAGTTTACTCCAGTCTTGCTTTCTTCCATACCACACTGCGGCACCACTTAATAGAGCGAGCATGACAGGAATAACAAAGGAGCTACCTGTAAACGCCAAGAAATCAGGAGCAAACATGTAATAATGGGTGTTAAAGAATTTCTGAATAAAGATGAATTGAACACCGAGAAACAGAGCTAAGATGGTGTACAAAATGCGCTTATCTTCATCTTCCATCAGTTTAATCTTTACTATGTAGATGACTAATGCAAAAAGGACGGCTGGAGTGATCCAATACACCGAACTCATCGCAAAGATTAATCCTTGAAAAAGAGACAATACCGTTGCAGAAACGGCTTCCTTAATATCTACTTTAGTTATGTTTAAACTCTTTTCGATTACTTCTGGATTTTTCGAGGCTCCGCTAAACGTGTACTCTTTGTACCCCACTAAGTTTAGCCACATAACCGAATCTTCACCCATCCAGTAAGGGTGAAGGGACTGATAGTTTGTTGTACTGCGAAGCTCTGTTTTCCAAACATCTCCATCAGCCCGGGCTTCATACACATTAACAGCTTCCTTATCGTTAGACTTTAATGCACGAGTAGTAAACAATACTTTTGCTTGACCATTCTCATCAACGCCATATTGAATGAATTTTGGATTTTCAAGCTTCGTTCCTTTATTGTCTAAGAATGTCATCAAAGAAAAATTCCAATCAGTATTTGCATTCAATTGGTTGGTTCCTTGAAAAATTTTATATGACTTACCTCCAGAGTTATTATTAAACAGAGAATAATAAACCGTCACATCATTTCCATTTTCAATAAAGTAAAATCCAAAATGATTTTCATAAATCTGTTCTTCTTGATCTAGAATAATTTGTTCCTTATAGGAACGCTTATTATCAGGTTTGTGAAAAGTAACCTTCACCTGTTTAGTTGTTTGTTTAGAAGATTTGACAACACTTATGAACGAATCTGATGTGTCATTTAAAACAGTGGAATAGACTTGTTCAGGCACTTTCATTATAGAGTGAACACTCCATGAACTTATATCTATGGTCAGAATTTCATTTTCTTTAAAATAAATGATGTTGTTTGGATTAGAATCCATACCTCTAACGTCTTGATCAAGAACGCTTTCTTTCTCCCCGTCATAGTGGATCAGCTGGTTGTCCCTTACGAATACAAACTGATCACCTTGTACCCAGAAGTCTTGGGGACTTGGAATAGAAAGAGGAATAGTTTGTTTATCTTTTACCTCTAATTTGTCAGTAACTTGAAAACTCAATACTTCATTTTCTTTCGGAACATATACATGTTGCATTCCGTTTTGTTCTTTAAATACCGGCTTAACTTCACCAATCTTTTCTGTTTGTAATGGCAGAGAACGGCTCCAACCTTCATTGGGTAGTTTCAGTTCAGTCTTTAAATTCTCTAAAGTGAATGCAACAAAAACAACCAAGAAGAATAGAAGTGGAATAACAAAAGGCTTCATTTTTCTCATTTTATTTCCCCCTTATTCCAAAATTCGACGAACGTCCATATTTTTCCTTTTTCAAATTAAGTATACAATAGGTAAAAGTAGGGAGGAGTTCATCTTGGAAATTAAAGATATTTTTTCGAACTTACCAACATTAGAAACAGAGCGTCTTCTTTTAAGAAAAATAACATTAGAGGATGCACAAGATATGCTTCAATATGGATCCGATGCTGAGGTTTCACGCTATGTGACTTGGGAAGCGCACCGAACATTAGAGGATACAAAGAAATTTATCCAGTTTGTATTAACAAAATATGAAAAAGGTGAATTAGCACCTTGGGGAATTGTACTAAAAGAAACCAACGAATTGATTGGTACGATTGACTTTGTCTCATGGCAGATCAATCATAAAACAGCTGAGATTGGTTATGTAATCGCACAAAAATACTGGGGTCAAGGCATCACGACTGAAGCGGGTAAGGAAATTCTGAGATACGGTTTTCAAAACATGCATTTAGAACGGATTCAGGCAAGATGCTTTGTAGAGAACGGTGGATCTGAAAGAGTTATGAAAAAATTGGGGATGAGCTATGAAGGTACGTTAAGAAAAGCGATGTTTGCTAAAGGTGAGCATCAAGATTTAAATGTGTATTCTATTTTGAAAGTAGAGTTTGAATTATTGTATTAAAACTGCAAGGTAGATAAGGTCTTCTACCCACTCCTAAATTACTATATTTACCTTTTATTAATTTTTTTTACAAATTGTCTAGTTAGAACGAACGGCTTTCTAACTGCCTATGTAAGTCCTTAAGTATGATTGAATTTTCTGACAATAAAGTTACACTTACCTTATATATACATAGGAGGTGTAGTGTTATGAAAAGAAGTAAGAAATGGCTATCTTCTGCACTCGTACTATCTACAGTTGCAGGGATAGCCTTTTCGACAATGGAATCAGGTGTGACGCCGCAAGTTGCTGAAGCTTCATCTCTCAAGATACAACCAGTAGAGTCCGTTTCTCTCGTTCAGTTGGCTGTTCCAAACACAAAGGAAGCGATGGGGAAAATCGAAGAACTTGGTATTGATCTGACGCACAGGATGCATGTTCATAATGGACAAATAGAAGTAGATGCGGTCGTAACACCATCTGAAGTTGCGATGCTGAAGCTCTATGGAATTACCATAAAAGAAACGCTCATTACTGAAAACCAACTCAACCAACGTGCCGCAGAAAGAAGAACGGCAGTTAAGCAAGAACAAAAGCTAACAGCCGCTGAAGAAACAGTAAAGATCCTCAGAGCAAACCACTTCACGAATCAATCGGAAACTTTCCTTTACGTTGAAGCCAAATCCACATCTGGTGCTGTATCGAGCACGATTCTTACCGCTAAATGGACAGAAAATGGAGAAGAAAAAACGGCAACATTACAACAGATTCAAGATGCTGGAGAGTACCTCTACCATTCCTTTATGTTACCTGTTTCGGCAATACCGAAAAATATAATAATCGAAAGCTCGCTCGGAGGTTCAGCTACGTCTCCAGTAACCGAGTGGCTTGGTGAGGGAAAGCCGGACAAGCCTGGTAAACATTATGTAAAGAACTTTGTTGACCATTATATGGACCCCACAGAAATCAACGCGAGAATTGAAAACTTAGTAAAAGAATACCCAGAGCTTGCTGAAATAGTAGAGATGCCGAACAAGACGAACGGATACCGCAGACAAGCTCAAGCGACTCTAGGAACGTTGCAGAACACAGCTGTTGTTGTCACATCGAGAGACTGGGGACATGAGGGCGGAAATACGATCAGCGTGGAACTGAAAAAAGCATCAGTAGCAGGTGCGCCACTTTCTGTTGGAACAAGCGGAAACAAAATCATCGTTACACTGGCAACGGATGATGCAGGTAACGCAAAAAGTACGGCAAAGGAAGTCGTAGATCTGCTGAATGCAGAAGTAAGTGATCTTGTATCTGCTACGACCTATCGTGGAAATGCAGGTAACGGAATTGTTGAACCTGCGACTTCCAACCTGTCGGATAACTTAAAAGCACCTGCTTCCGTATCGCGTGATCCATTTACTGTTAAAGCGATTCGAATCGGAAAGCACCGAGATGGTTCTAAGCCTGGGGTGCTTGGTTACTCACAAGAACATGCGCGTGAATGGGTAACACCGCTTGTCTCTGTTGAAACTGCTGAACGACTTTTACGAAATTATTCGCATGATAAAGAGACTAAGAAACTGGTTGATAATCTTGATATCT contains:
- a CDS encoding cupin encodes the protein MQIFHFTKESGTHITKFNSDFVMSRIVKTEMPAHIGCVHLEAGGVIGYHKAVIPQLLLLVSGEGEVCGEDQVMHKINKGEAVFWIKGEYHETSTNGGLTAIIIESEMLEPASFMTLK
- a CDS encoding GNAT family N-acetyltransferase, which encodes MEIKDIFSNLPTLETERLLLRKITLEDAQDMLQYGSDAEVSRYVTWEAHRTLEDTKKFIQFVLTKYEKGELAPWGIVLKETNELIGTIDFVSWQINHKTAEIGYVIAQKYWGQGITTEAGKEILRYGFQNMHLERIQARCFVENGGSERVMKKLGMSYEGTLRKAMFAKGEHQDLNVYSILKVEFELLY
- a CDS encoding M14 family metallopeptidase, encoding MKRSKKWLSSALVLSTVAGIAFSTMESGVTPQVAEASSLKIQPVESVSLVQLAVPNTKEAMGKIEELGIDLTHRMHVHNGQIEVDAVVTPSEVAMLKLYGITIKETLITENQLNQRAAERRTAVKQEQKLTAAEETVKILRANHFTNQSETFLYVEAKSTSGAVSSTILTAKWTENGEEKTATLQQIQDAGEYLYHSFMLPVSAIPKNIIIESSLGGSATSPVTEWLGEGKPDKPGKHYVKNFVDHYMDPTEINARIENLVKEYPELAEIVEMPNKTNGYRRQAQATLGTLQNTAVVVTSRDWGHEGGNTISVELKKASVAGAPLSVGTSGNKIIVTLATDDAGNAKSTAKEVVDLLNAEVSDLVSATTYRGNAGNGIVEPATSNLSDNLKAPASVSRDPFTVKAIRIGKHRDGSKPGVLGYSQEHAREWVTPLVSVETAERLLRNYSHDKETKKLVDNLDIFIAPSMNPDGGHYSFYDFNSQRKNMTNHCSPTQSDNGYRNSWGVDLNRNHDVGSAFDGYVGASTTNCLSGTYAGPSEHSEPESRNLVWLTDENPNIKFAMNIHSYGGYFMWSPGAYTPERETLPRPSAGEEAYYWQASDHILKEIKKHRGTVILPSRTGPIPDVLYSAAGNSADHLWYEKGIYAWNFEVGADLWNKETKRWELVGFQPPFEEGHEEAMEFSNGLLGLIDVAYQYSKDKKAPKSSVTPNGGRHENKVEVSFKTSEPATIYYTLDGSRPTFNSQKLALSGTREGPETLTFEKTTTLNWFSVDASKNVENQYEPGNNKKYNTKTFFIK